The DNA segment aaaatattttaatgtCCCCTCCAAAATTGCTCAAGCTAAGGCCATGAGGTATggagcttgggttggggcgtgggttggttgaaaacgcccaagccaccaccccgggggcttgggttgggcgtgggTTTTGGGCGTGGCCCCCATTGGCGTGGgattgaagccgggcgtggggcgggctagtaactgacatggcaggctctcaatggccaaaccaaactcatgcccccaacccaaaccccaccataccccatgggcgtgggtttgagtggtgggggggctcccattccacgtgtcaaccaatgccccaactcaagccccaacccaagccccaccataccccatggtctaagaGTGGTAGGGGGGCTCAGGCGGAGTGTGAAGGACATGATACTGTAGGACTGGCGGCACTAAGGGTAGTGTGTATGAGCACCCCTCCCACCCTAACACGTTAGgttagagggtatggtgatggtcctcccttggaggatgatccgtcacgtaggcgccacatcatagtcctcccaaggatggttcatcccacaaaactagagggtatggaggatggtcctagatgatcctaccccaccacttttatattttttatttttttaatcttctacttttttttaacatttaacaaataaactaacaaaatattttcattaatattaaaaacacattacataaacttaaaaaataaaaaaaagatagacttaaaaaaacataaacttaataaaaaaaaacataaacttaataaaaaaaaacatagacTTAAATAATTTGATGCTTCTTCATGATGCCGGTTTGtagttttttcaacatcgaacgtttcgGCTCGGGATAGTCATCGACATCCATCGTTATTATTTCTCATTCCTTGAGCCGAATCTTTTCATTCGAAATTCGGATTTTTTCATTGGACAATCGGACCTTTGCGCGTAACTTTTCTTCCGCCACACGAGTCTTTTCTTCGATGGCTCAGTCCTTCGCCTTCGCCTTTTGGGCCGAGACGTCCGTGTACGTTTTAAAGTGTTCCATAAACTCTTCCATCTTTGGGtccaccttttccttttctttcccctTCGCCCGCTCCTTCTTTGATTTGTCCCAGCCCGGTGGACGCTCCGCTTCATGTACGGCGTATTCCTCTTCGTCAAACTCGGCGTCatcgtttaagtttatgtgacACCTCGCGTCCGATCCACCGGCGCTAAAACTACCCGATTCCGATGTCCTTTGCCGCTTCGCCATCTCCACCTCGTTGGGAATCGGCGCCCATTTTTGGTGCGTTTTCAAAACTTCCCACGCGCGAACGTGTGCAAAGTTGGTATTACTATTGTTCGCCTTATACTTCTCCGGCGCCTGTTTAAACACATCCTCGTCGCTCATGCCGCTACGACGCCCActtgtatatattttattatattcatCGCAAAACTTATTGACGAACCCGTTCATTTTTCGCCACTTTGATGACACCGAGTCGATATCTCGATACAGGCCTTGGTCCATTAGCTCAAGGAACTTCGCCAAAACCTTGGTCCAAAACCCGTCACCCGTTTGATTATTACCTATAAAATATGTTAAAAAATatgttacaaaaaataaaaaactaattcaaaaaaatataaacttaaaaaaaaagttagtttTACGAACCTTTTGTCGGGTGTGTAGACGTGCCTATGTAAGCCTTAGCTAAGGCTTCCTCTTCGATTGGCGTCCACAGTTTCGCCTTTGGTTTTGACGGTTGCTCACCCACCACTTGCTTGCCTTTTATTCGTTTGGCTTTTTCTTTTTGCGGTTGGGTTTCGGGAACAACTTCCACATCGTCGTCGGGTTCGGATTGTTGAACGGGTTGCGTCGGGATCGGTTGGGGTTGAACGGGTGGCGTCGGGTTCGGTTGGAAATTAAAAGCACCCCACATCATCATTTGTTGAAGGGCTTGATTTTGAGATAATTGAGCGAATTGGTTCGGTGAGTGTTGGAATGAGGCAAAGGCATTTGACGAATATTGAGAGAATTGGTTCGGTTCGAGTGTCGGATAATATCCCGGAACCGAGAAAAGGcattttcctatatatatatatatatatattcctgtacattaatccagaagtgtgagaagtgtattataacactatataacaccatataaacatcgtataacaccatataacattat comes from the Helianthus annuus cultivar XRQ/B chromosome 4, HanXRQr2.0-SUNRISE, whole genome shotgun sequence genome and includes:
- the LOC110934018 gene encoding uncharacterized protein LOC110934018, producing the protein MMMWGAFNFQPNPTPPVQPQPIPTQPVQQSEPDDDVEVVPETQPQKEKAKRIKGKQVVGEQPSKPKAKLWTPIEEEALAKAYIGTSTHPTKGNNQTGDGFWTKVLAKFLELMDQGLYRDIDSVSSKWRKMNGFVNKFCDEYNKIYTSGRRSGMSDEDVFKQAPEKYKANNSNTNFAHVRAWEVLKTHQKWAPIPNEVEMAKRQRTSESGSFSAGGSDARCHINLNDDAEFDEEEYAVHEAERPPGWDKSKKERAKGKEKEKVDPKMEEFMEHFKTYTDVSAQKAKAKD